One genomic segment of Brassica napus cultivar Da-Ae chromosome A3, Da-Ae, whole genome shotgun sequence includes these proteins:
- the LOC125607076 gene encoding protein TRANSPARENT TESTA 16-like isoform X4, producing MGRGKIEIKRIENRTSRQVTFSKRRSGLIKKTHELSVLCDAHIGLIVFSATGKLTEYCSDPSKMPQLIERYLQTNGLRLPDPNDGQEELYQEIEVLRRETCKLELRQRPYHGHDLASIPPHELDALEQQLEHSVLKVRERKNELLQQQLENLSRKRRMLEVDNSNMYRRLHEHGTAMEFQQAGIETKPGEYQQFLEQVQYYNEHQQQQPPNSVLQLATLPSEIDPNYHLQLAQPNLQNDN from the exons ATGGGAAGAGGGAAGATCGAAATAAAGAGGATAGAGAATCGGACATCAAGACAAGTGACCTTCTCCAAAAGAAGAAGTGGTCTTATCAAGAAGACTCATGAGCTCTCTGTTCTCTGCGATGCTCACATCGGTCTCATCGTCTTCTCCGCAACCGGAAAGCTCACCGAGTACTGCTCCGACCCTTCCAA GATGCCTCAGCTCATTGAGCGATACCTGCAGACTAACGGATTGCGACTTCCTGACCCTAATGACGGCCAG GAGGAACTGTACCAGGAGATTGAAGTACTAAGAAGAGAGACATGTAAGCTTGAGCTCCGTCAGCGTCCATACCATGGACATGACTTAGCCTCCATTCCTCCACACGAGCTCGATGCACTAGAGCAGCAGCTCGAACATTCTGTCCTTAAAGTCCGTGAGCGTAAG AATGAGTTGCTGCAGCAACAGTTGGAGAATCTAAGCAGAAAG AGGCGGATGCTAGAAGTTGATAACAGCAATATGTACCGTCGG CTTCATGAGCATGGTACGGCGATGGAGTTTCAGCAAGCTGGGATAGAGACCAAACCAGGGGAATATCAACAGTTTCTAGAGCAGGTTCAGTACTATAATGAGCATCAGCAGCAGCAACCACCAAACAGTGTTCTTCAGCTAGCTACGCTTCCTTCCGAGATTGATCCTAATTACCACCTCCAGCTTGCCCAGCCTAATCTTCAAAACGATAATTAA
- the LOC125607076 gene encoding protein TRANSPARENT TESTA 16-like isoform X3: MNPEEEEGVNKRKRGEMGRGKIEIKRIENRTSRQVTFSKRRSGLIKKTHELSVLCDAHIGLIVFSATGKLTEMPQLIERYLQTNGLRLPDPNDGQEELYQEIEVLRRETCKLELRQRPYHGHDLASIPPHELDALEQQLEHSVLKVRERKNELLQQQLENLSRKRRMLEVDNSNMYRRLHEHGTAMEFQQAGIETKPGEYQQFLEQVQYYNEHQQQQPPNSVLQLATLPSEIDPNYHLQLAQPNLQNDN; this comes from the exons ATGAATCCT gaggaagaggaaggagTGAATAAGAGGAAGAGAGGAGAGATGGGAAGAGGGAAGATCGAAATAAAGAGGATAGAGAATCGGACATCAAGACAAGTGACCTTCTCCAAAAGAAGAAGTGGTCTTATCAAGAAGACTCATGAGCTCTCTGTTCTCTGCGATGCTCACATCGGTCTCATCGTCTTCTCCGCAACCGGAAAGCTCACCGA GATGCCTCAGCTCATTGAGCGATACCTGCAGACTAACGGATTGCGACTTCCTGACCCTAATGACGGCCAG GAGGAACTGTACCAGGAGATTGAAGTACTAAGAAGAGAGACATGTAAGCTTGAGCTCCGTCAGCGTCCATACCATGGACATGACTTAGCCTCCATTCCTCCACACGAGCTCGATGCACTAGAGCAGCAGCTCGAACATTCTGTCCTTAAAGTCCGTGAGCGTAAG AATGAGTTGCTGCAGCAACAGTTGGAGAATCTAAGCAGAAAG AGGCGGATGCTAGAAGTTGATAACAGCAATATGTACCGTCGG CTTCATGAGCATGGTACGGCGATGGAGTTTCAGCAAGCTGGGATAGAGACCAAACCAGGGGAATATCAACAGTTTCTAGAGCAGGTTCAGTACTATAATGAGCATCAGCAGCAGCAACCACCAAACAGTGTTCTTCAGCTAGCTACGCTTCCTTCCGAGATTGATCCTAATTACCACCTCCAGCTTGCCCAGCCTAATCTTCAAAACGATAATTAA
- the LOC125607076 gene encoding protein TRANSPARENT TESTA 16-like isoform X1 — protein sequence MNPEEEEGVNKRKRGEMGRGKIEIKRIENRTSRQVTFSKRRSGLIKKTHELSVLCDAHIGLIVFSATGKLTEYCSDPSKMPQLIERYLQTNGLRLPDPNDGQEELYQEIEVLRRETCKLELRQRPYHGHDLASIPPHELDALEQQLEHSVLKVRERKNELLQQQLENLSRKRRMLEVDNSNMYRRLHEHGTAMEFQQAGIETKPGEYQQFLEQVQYYNEHQQQQPPNSVLQLATLPSEIDPNYHLQLAQPNLQNDN from the exons ATGAATCCT gaggaagaggaaggagTGAATAAGAGGAAGAGAGGAGAGATGGGAAGAGGGAAGATCGAAATAAAGAGGATAGAGAATCGGACATCAAGACAAGTGACCTTCTCCAAAAGAAGAAGTGGTCTTATCAAGAAGACTCATGAGCTCTCTGTTCTCTGCGATGCTCACATCGGTCTCATCGTCTTCTCCGCAACCGGAAAGCTCACCGAGTACTGCTCCGACCCTTCCAA GATGCCTCAGCTCATTGAGCGATACCTGCAGACTAACGGATTGCGACTTCCTGACCCTAATGACGGCCAG GAGGAACTGTACCAGGAGATTGAAGTACTAAGAAGAGAGACATGTAAGCTTGAGCTCCGTCAGCGTCCATACCATGGACATGACTTAGCCTCCATTCCTCCACACGAGCTCGATGCACTAGAGCAGCAGCTCGAACATTCTGTCCTTAAAGTCCGTGAGCGTAAG AATGAGTTGCTGCAGCAACAGTTGGAGAATCTAAGCAGAAAG AGGCGGATGCTAGAAGTTGATAACAGCAATATGTACCGTCGG CTTCATGAGCATGGTACGGCGATGGAGTTTCAGCAAGCTGGGATAGAGACCAAACCAGGGGAATATCAACAGTTTCTAGAGCAGGTTCAGTACTATAATGAGCATCAGCAGCAGCAACCACCAAACAGTGTTCTTCAGCTAGCTACGCTTCCTTCCGAGATTGATCCTAATTACCACCTCCAGCTTGCCCAGCCTAATCTTCAAAACGATAATTAA
- the LOC125607076 gene encoding protein TRANSPARENT TESTA 16-like isoform X2: protein MNPEEEEGVNKRKRGEMGRGKIEIKRIENRTSRQVTFSKRRSGLIKKTHELSVLCDAHIGLIVFSATGKLTEYCSDPSKMPQLIERYLQTNGLRLPDPNDGQEELYQEIEVLRRETCKLELRQRPYHGHDLASIPPHELDALEQQLEHSVLKVRERKQQLENLSRKRRMLEVDNSNMYRRLHEHGTAMEFQQAGIETKPGEYQQFLEQVQYYNEHQQQQPPNSVLQLATLPSEIDPNYHLQLAQPNLQNDN from the exons ATGAATCCT gaggaagaggaaggagTGAATAAGAGGAAGAGAGGAGAGATGGGAAGAGGGAAGATCGAAATAAAGAGGATAGAGAATCGGACATCAAGACAAGTGACCTTCTCCAAAAGAAGAAGTGGTCTTATCAAGAAGACTCATGAGCTCTCTGTTCTCTGCGATGCTCACATCGGTCTCATCGTCTTCTCCGCAACCGGAAAGCTCACCGAGTACTGCTCCGACCCTTCCAA GATGCCTCAGCTCATTGAGCGATACCTGCAGACTAACGGATTGCGACTTCCTGACCCTAATGACGGCCAG GAGGAACTGTACCAGGAGATTGAAGTACTAAGAAGAGAGACATGTAAGCTTGAGCTCCGTCAGCGTCCATACCATGGACATGACTTAGCCTCCATTCCTCCACACGAGCTCGATGCACTAGAGCAGCAGCTCGAACATTCTGTCCTTAAAGTCCGTGAGCGTAAG CAACAGTTGGAGAATCTAAGCAGAAAG AGGCGGATGCTAGAAGTTGATAACAGCAATATGTACCGTCGG CTTCATGAGCATGGTACGGCGATGGAGTTTCAGCAAGCTGGGATAGAGACCAAACCAGGGGAATATCAACAGTTTCTAGAGCAGGTTCAGTACTATAATGAGCATCAGCAGCAGCAACCACCAAACAGTGTTCTTCAGCTAGCTACGCTTCCTTCCGAGATTGATCCTAATTACCACCTCCAGCTTGCCCAGCCTAATCTTCAAAACGATAATTAA